Proteins co-encoded in one Setaria viridis chromosome 9, Setaria_viridis_v4.0, whole genome shotgun sequence genomic window:
- the LOC117839435 gene encoding protein NPGR2: MKVTKERGRFSRFIRRISVQCLCSGHQMNRMDRAVQLSENVDIKDGLNSRYSSPNFVIEQPVNNAGMEEAELSLQRVGSLNYEEARALLGRVEYQRGHIEEALRVFDGIKVSALIPEMKISIARKVGQQKTRPYSSSPALPFHAVTVLIETIHLKALALNDLGRFEEAARECSTILDIVESAVPEGLPSNFGNDCNLNETICRAVELLPELWKLGGFPLETVCSYRRALVTNWNLDAKTIAKIQKEFAIFLLYSGCEASPPKLRFQLDGLFVPQNNLEEAILLLLILLMKFNLRRIERDPTVMHHLTFALSMCGQLKPLARQFEALLPGVLENREWSYNVALCYLASDDDLTALDLLRRVLKSGEDSNSLKELLLASKICGESGAHVGEGVLYARRALANQHGGCDQMEVVAGRLLGISLSNQARYATTDIERASQQHEALEVLGKAGKKMGNRDFGIIYSLSLENAVQRKLDTAARYAKKLLKLEAGSELKTWLLIARIMSAQKRFEDAECIVNAALDQAGKWSQGDLLQTKAKIQIAQGQFRKAIETYTQILALIQIRMKSFGAGVSMLQGTKTDKNLEIKTWYDLALLYLRMLQWKDAELCIAKIKAISPHSPLACHATGKLLEAKGLSKEALRAYSTALDLDPKHVPSLTSTATVLRQLCKKPLPAVRCFLTDALRLDRTNHVAWFNLGLLYEEEGDSAAIEASECFKAAAALEESAPVEPFR; this comes from the exons ATGAAGGTTACGAAAGAGAGGGGGAGATTTAGCAGATTTATTCGCCGCATATCAGTGCAATGCCTGTGCTCTGGGCATCAGATGAACAGAATGGATCGAGCAGTCCAATTATCGGAGAACGTAGACATCAAGGATGGCCTGAACAGCCGGTACTCATCTCCAAATTTTGTGATTGAGCAGCCTGTCAACAATGCTGGTATGGAGGAAGCTGAGTTGTCCCTCCAGCGAGTTGGCTCCCTTAATTATGAG GAAGCAAGGGCATTGCTTGGAAGGGTAGAATACCAAAGAGGGCATATTGAAGAAGCACTTCGAGTGTTTGATGGGATAAAAGTATCTGCACTAATTCCTGAGATGAAAATATCTATTGCCAGAAAAGTGGGCCAGCAAAAGACTCGCCCATATTCCAGCTCCCCAGCACTGCCCTTCCATGCTGTTACTGTACTAATTGAGACTATACATCTTAAAGCTCTAGCACTTAATGATCTTGGAAGGTTTGAAG AAGCTGCACGTGAGTGCAGTACAATATTGGACATTGTTGAATCTGCAGTACCTGAAGGTTTGCCATCCAACTTTGGAAATGATTGCAACTTGAATGAAACAATATGCAGAGCAGTTGAGTTACTTCCTGAGCTTTGGAAATTAGGAGGTTTTCCTCTTGAAACTGTCTGTTCATATAGGAGGGCGCTTGTTACTAACTGGAACCTTGATGCAAAGACCATTGCTAAAATACAGAAGGAATTTGCTATTTTTCTGTTATACAGTGGTTGTGAAGCTAGCCCTCCCAAACTTCGATTTCAATTGGATGGTTTATTTGTACCTCAGAACAATCTGGAAGAAGCTATTCTTCTTTTATTAATTCTTTTGATGAAGTTCAATCTTAGGAGGATTGAGAGGGATCCAACTGTGATGCATCACCTTACTTTTGCACTGTCCATGTGTGGGCAGTTGAAACCTCTAGCTCGTCAGTTTGAGGCACTATTGCCTGGTGTTCTGGAAAATAGAGAGTGGTCGTACAATGTTGCATTGTGCTACCTAGCATCAGATGATGATTTAACTGCACTGGATCTGCTTAGAAGAGTATTGAAGTCTGGAGAAGATTCAAATAGTCTCAAGGAACTTCTCCTGGCTTCAAAAATTTGTGGTGAGAGCGGCGCGCATGTTGGAGAAGGTGTTCTATACGCTCGTAGAGCCCTTGCCAATCAGCATGGTGGTTGTGATCAAATGGAGGTTGTGGCTGGCCGTTTGCTAGGCATATCCCTTTCCAATCAAGCTAGATATGCTACAACAGACATAGAGAGAGCTTCTCAGCAGCATGAAGCGCTAGAGGTGCTTGGTAAGGCTGGAAAGAAGATGGGTAACAGAGATTTCGGGATAATATACAGTCTCAGCCTTGAAAATGCTGTGCAGAGGAAATTAGATACAGCAGCTCGTTATGCAAAGAAGCTGTTGAAATTAGAGGCTGGGTCAGAATTGAAGACTTGGCTGCTTATAGCCCGAATAATGAGTGCCCAAAAACGATTTGAAGATGCTGAGTGCATCGTGAATGCTGCGCTAGATCAGGCTGGGAAGTGGTCTCAAGGAGATCTGTTGCAAACTAAAGCCAAAATTCAGATTGCCCAGGGGCAATTTAGGAAAGCAATAGAGACGTATACCCAGATTCTTGCTCTGATCCAAATTAGGATGAAGAGCTTTGGTGCTGGAGTTTCTATGTTGCAG GGTACCAAGACCGATAAAAATCTGGAAATAAAGACATGGTATGATCTTGCCCTTCTGTACCTAAGAATGCTGCAGTGGAAGGATGCAGAACTTTGCATAGCCAAGATAAAAGCTATCAGTCCACATTCCCCCTTGGCTTGTCATGCTACAG GAAAGCTACTTGAAGCCAAAGGTTTGTCGAAGGAGGCTCTGCGAGCATATTCAACAGCGTTAGACCTTGATCCTAAACATGTGCCAAGTTTGACATCAACAGCTACTGTTCTTCGACAGCTTTGCAAGAAACCCTTGCCTGCTGTGAGATGCTTCCTAACCGATGCGTTGCGGTTAGACAGAACGAACCATGTTGCCTGGTTCAACCTTGGCTTACTCTACGAAGAGGAAGGTGACAGCGCAGCGATTGAAGCTTCTGAATGTTTTAAGGCAGCTGCTGCTCTTGAAGAAAGTGCCCCCGTGGAACCTTTCAGATGA
- the LOC117840469 gene encoding cyclin-dependent kinase inhibitor 5 — protein MGKYMRKGKLSGEVAVMEVPGGALLGVRTRSRTLALQRAQRPLDKGEVDQAAGEYLELRSRRLEKPHKEQPAAAVAPAPKRGAGRKAAAAASPAALAEDEVEVSFGENVLDFDAMERSTRETTPCSLIRNSEMISTPGSTTKSKNSNSMTSRRRIEASICRFIPSSLEMEEFFAAAEQQGQHTFREKYNFCPVNDCPLPGRYEWARLDC, from the exons ATGGGGAAGTACATGCGCAAGGGCAAGCTGTCCGGGGAGGTCGCCGTCATGGAGGTCCCCGGCGGCGCGCTGCTCGGCGTCCGCACGCGCTCCCGCACGCTCGCGCTGCAGCGGGCGCAGAGGCCGCTCGACAAGGGGGAGGTCGACCAGGCCGCCGGGGAGTACCTCGAGCTCAGGAGCCGGAGGCTTGAGAAGCCGCACAaggagcagccggcggcggcggtggcgcccgcGCCGAAGAGGGGTGCCGGGAGgaaggcggccgccgcggcgtcgccggccgcgctgGCGGAGGACGAGGTCGAGGTCTCCTTCGGGGAGAACGTGCTCGACTTCGACGCCATGGAAAG GAGTACCAGAGAGACGACACCTTGCAGTTTGATTAGGAACTCAGAGATGATAAGCACcccaggatccacaactaaaaGCAAAAACAGCAACTCGATGACTTCCCGTCGCAGAATTGAAGCCTCGATCTGCCGGTTCATACCGAGTTCACTCGAGATGGAAGAGTTCTTTGCAGCGGCTGAACAACAGGGGCAGCATACCTTCAGGGAGAA GTATAACTTCTGTCCTGTGAACGACTGTCCTCTGCCGGGACGGTATGAGTGGGCGAGGCTAGACTGCTAG
- the LOC117837470 gene encoding putative magnesium transporter MRS2-H, with product MGRLCGSGGRRPPPFLSPSASFSSSLHSKRSRPFRRLPSLPKPPLAPPAPHFAGRRRNKAPARLWMRMDRWGGCEVFMCDKAFVVERSGVHTRELRVIGPLLSRYPSILAREKAMVINLEFIRAIVTADEVLLLEPLAQEVIPFIDKLRHHFPLKSMVVDVGATQVDNLDGKHAQTGAECELPFEFQVLELALEAVCSSFRSSLSDLNRHAVFVLDELTKNVSTRNLERVRSLKSNLTSLLAGVHKVRDEVEYLLDHNENMAQLPLSWKQAKNQQDQALLVSAAVSSNFPSKTSLARPNPITNQAMGIATSAPLDTDAGNLEMLLESYFMQLDGIRNRIVMVREYIVDTEDYINIQLDNQRNQLIQFHLALIIVSFGIAINTLIAASFAMNLPHNGDENTAVGPFWPFVGATSSFCLLVVIVLFTYAWRNRLLGS from the exons ATGGGGAGGCtgtgcggcagcggcggcaggaggccgcctcccttcctctccccctCCGCTTCATTCTCGTCGTCGTTGCACTCCAAGCGCTCCCGCCCGttccgccgcctcccgtcccTTCCCAAGCCGCCCCtcgcaccgccggcgccgcatttcgccgggaggaggaggaataaGGCGCCCGCCCGGCTGTGGATGAGGATGGATCGGTGGGGCGGCTGCGAGGTGTTCATGTGCGACAAGGCCTTCGTCGTGGAGCGCTCCGGCGTGCACACGCGCGAACTCCGCGTCATCGGACCCCTTCTCTCCCGCTACCCCAGCATCCTCG CTAGAGAGAAGGCTATGGTAATCAATCTAGAGTTCATAAGAGCTATTGTGACTGCTGATGAAGTCCTGCTGCTGGAACCTCTTGCCCAGGAGGTTATCCCTTTCATCGATAAATTGAGGCACCATTTCCCTTTGAAGAGCATGGTGGTTGATGTTGGTGCCACGCAAGTGGATAATTTGGATGGCAAGCATGCTCAAACTGGTGCCGAGTGTGAGCTTCCATTTGAGTTTCAGGTGTTGGAGCTCGCCCTAGAAGCTGTATGCTCGTCATTTCGTTCCAGCCTATCTGATCTTAATAGGCATGCAGTATTTGTGCTGGATGAATTGACTAAGAATGTGAGCACTAGGAACCTCGAGCGTGTTCGGAGCCTGAAAAGCAATCTCACCTCCCTGCTTGCTGGTGTGCACAAG GTCAGAGATGAAGTAGAGTATCTTCTGGATCATAATGAAAACATGGCACAGCTACCCCTATCATGGAAGCAAGCAAAAAATCAGCAGGATCAAGCTCTACTGGTTTCTGCTGCAGTAAGTAGCAATTTTCCTTCAAAGACAAGCCTGGCTAGACCAAATCCTATTACCAACCAAGCCATGGGCATTGCTACAAGTGCGCCACTGGACACTGATGCTGGAAACCTAGAGATGTTACTTGAATCCTATTTCATGCAGCTGGATGGAATTCGCAACAGGATTGTGATG GTTCGAGAATATATTGTTGACACAGAAGACTACATCAACATCCAACTTGACAACCAACGCAATCAACTTATTCAGTTCCATCTGGCCCTGATCATCGTATCCTTTGGCATAGCGATCAACACATTGATAGCTGCATCATTTGCCATGAACCTGCCTCACAATGGTGATGAGAACACTGCTGTAGGTCCTTTTTGGCCATTTGTTGGGGCTACCTCATCTTTCTGCTTGTTGGTCGTAATCGTGTTGTTCACATATGCTTGGAGGAACAGGCTACTTGGCAGTTGA
- the LOC117837475 gene encoding uncharacterized protein, translating to MVAVPTAAMASSLLLRPRASFRRTLPPPPPSSRRALPATLLQAASTQQKQPGLSARSYEGERRQPAGTRLYSLAPYPLLLAALLPGAEPVTAVFAPFVELVKTLDLPGWLVHWGHPGNMAVVLFAMGGYGTYLGFRIKLSDDPEEKAKAKDLHPKLLAGMFFFFALGATGGVTALLTSDKPIFESPHAVTGVIGLALLTIQSILPKLFEGNPGLRTTHGLLGSGIMTLFLIHAAFGLQLGLSF from the exons ATGGTGGCCGTGCCTACCGCGGCGATGGCGAGCTCGCTTCTCCTGCGGCCGCGCGCCTCCTTCCGGCGgacgctcccgccgccacctccttccAGCCGCCGGGCATTGCCGGCCACGCTGCTCCAAGCCGCGAGCACCCAGCAGAAGCAGCCGGGCCTTTCGGCGAGAAGCTacgagggcgagcggcggcagccggccggGACGCGGCTCTACTCGCTGGCGCCCTACCCTCTCCTGCTCGCCGCGCTGCTGCCTGGAG CCGAGCCGGTGACGGCCGTGTTCGCGCCGTTCGTGGAGCTGGTGAAGACGTTGGACCTCCCCGGCTGGCTCGTGCACTGGGGCCACCCAGGCAACATG GCTGTGGTGCTATTTGCAATGGGTGGCTACGGGACATACCTCGGCTTCAGGATCAAACTATCAGATGATCCA GAAGAGAAGGCCAAGGCCAAAGATCTCCATCCGAAGCTCCTGgccggcatgttcttcttcttcgccctcGGCGCTACAGGCGGTGTCACCGCTCTTCTTACCTCAGACAAACCAATCTTTGAAAG TCCTCATGCAGTAACTGGAGTCATCGGCCTTGCACTCTTGACCATTCAGTCTATTCTTCCAAAATTATTCGAG GGGAACCCAGGGCTTAGGACTACACATGGTCTACTCGGCAGTGGCATCATGACTCTGTTTCTAATCCATGCAGCATTCGGCCTGCAGCTTGGGCTCAGTTTCTAA